A window from Alphaproteobacteria bacterium encodes these proteins:
- the clpP gene encoding ATP-dependent Clp endopeptidase proteolytic subunit ClpP — translation MSDIRMQTLVPMVVEQTNRGERAYDIYSRLLKERIIFLSGPVDDHVATVVTAQFLFLEAENPQKDIALYINSPGGIVSSGLAIYDTMQYIRPDVSTLCFGQAASMGSLLLAAGAKEKRFALPNSRIMVHQPSGGAQGQATDIEIQAREILAQRERLNQIYVRHTGQPLDSIESTMDRDTFMTPDAAKEFGLVDDIVSNRPELDEEEDDG, via the coding sequence ATGAGTGATATCCGGATGCAAACCCTGGTGCCCATGGTGGTCGAGCAAACCAACCGTGGCGAGCGGGCCTACGACATCTATTCGCGCCTGCTCAAGGAGCGCATCATCTTCCTCAGCGGCCCCGTCGACGACCACGTGGCCACCGTGGTGACGGCGCAATTCCTCTTTCTCGAGGCTGAGAATCCGCAAAAGGACATCGCGCTCTACATCAATTCGCCGGGCGGCATCGTCTCCTCGGGGCTGGCCATCTACGACACCATGCAATACATCCGGCCCGACGTCTCGACGCTGTGCTTCGGCCAGGCGGCCTCGATGGGATCGCTGCTGCTGGCCGCCGGGGCCAAGGAAAAGCGTTTCGCCTTGCCCAATTCGCGCATCATGGTGCACCAGCCTTCGGGCGGCGCCCAGGGCCAGGCCACCGATATCGAGATCCAGGCCCGCGAGATACTGGCCCAGCGCGAGCGCCTCAACCAGATTTACGTACGCCACACCGGCCAGCCGCTGGATAGCATCGAAAGCACTATGGATCGCGACACCTTCATGACCCCCGATGCGGCCAAGGAATTTGGCCTGGTCGACGACATCGTGAGCAACCGGCCGGAACTCGACGAAGAAGAGGATGACGGCTAG
- a CDS encoding malonyl-CoA decarboxylase, whose amino-acid sequence MSTQEQPGESAGPAPAGFFDRAVRNIRRAWKDVAGSARVALTGSVRADLPDEDAERLAGQIAACLEARGGEVSARARAADLGRTYLGLSATGRQRFLRLLAANYGVDRDALKLATAALQAAEGAAFDAAETKLRAALVPPRVKLLTQFNALDQGVKFLVDMRADLLPLARREVSLKALDDDLRGLLASWFDIGFLDLKRITWEAPAALLERLIAYEAVHAIQSWDDLKNRLGSDRRCYAFFHPRMPQEPLIFIEVALVAGMAGNVQELLDEGAPAGDAEDADTAIFYSISNAQKGLAGVSFGSFLIKRVVDDLLPELPGLKRFATLSPMPGFRGWLESAAAAGAIDFGAAEERSFKALTGADNAASGLAVLLARPDWPDDGEVVQALRPLLLRSAARYLLEEKRHGAALDRVAHFHLSNGARVERLNWLGNASPEGLGQSAGLMVNYRYKLADIEANHEAYATDGTVVALPAVRNLLK is encoded by the coding sequence ATGAGCACACAAGAGCAGCCAGGGGAATCCGCCGGCCCGGCGCCAGCCGGGTTTTTCGACCGCGCGGTACGCAATATTCGGCGGGCCTGGAAGGACGTCGCCGGTTCGGCCCGGGTGGCGCTCACCGGCAGCGTTCGGGCCGACCTGCCGGACGAGGACGCCGAACGCCTGGCGGGCCAGATCGCGGCTTGTCTGGAGGCCCGCGGCGGCGAGGTTTCGGCCCGCGCCCGGGCGGCCGACCTGGGCCGCACCTATCTTGGTCTCAGCGCCACTGGCCGGCAGCGCTTCCTGCGTCTGCTGGCGGCCAACTACGGCGTCGACCGTGACGCCCTCAAACTGGCCACGGCGGCCCTGCAGGCGGCCGAAGGCGCCGCCTTCGATGCCGCCGAAACGAAGCTGCGGGCGGCCCTGGTGCCGCCTCGGGTCAAGCTTCTGACCCAGTTCAACGCCCTTGATCAGGGCGTCAAGTTTCTCGTCGACATGCGCGCCGACCTGCTGCCGTTGGCCCGGCGTGAGGTCAGCCTGAAAGCCCTGGACGACGATCTCAGGGGCCTGTTGGCGTCGTGGTTCGATATCGGCTTTCTCGACCTCAAGCGCATCACCTGGGAGGCCCCGGCGGCGTTGCTGGAGCGCCTCATCGCCTACGAGGCGGTGCACGCCATCCAGTCCTGGGACGACCTCAAGAACCGGCTTGGCTCGGACCGACGCTGTTATGCCTTCTTTCATCCGCGCATGCCGCAAGAGCCGCTGATCTTCATCGAGGTGGCGCTGGTCGCCGGCATGGCCGGCAACGTCCAGGAACTGCTCGACGAAGGTGCCCCGGCGGGTGATGCCGAAGATGCCGACACGGCCATCTTCTATTCCATCTCCAACGCCCAGAAAGGACTTGCCGGGGTCAGCTTCGGCAGCTTTTTGATCAAACGCGTGGTCGACGACCTGCTGCCCGAGTTGCCGGGCCTCAAGCGTTTCGCCACGCTGTCGCCGATGCCGGGCTTTCGGGGTTGGCTGGAAAGCGCCGCGGCGGCCGGTGCCATCGACTTCGGCGCCGCCGAGGAACGCAGCTTCAAGGCCCTGACCGGGGCCGACAACGCGGCCAGCGGACTGGCGGTGCTGCTGGCCCGGCCCGACTGGCCCGATGATGGCGAAGTGGTACAGGCATTGCGGCCGCTGCTGCTGCGCAGCGCCGCCCGCTATTTGCTGGAGGAAAAGCGCCATGGCGCGGCGCTCGACCGGGTGGCTCATTTCCATCTCTCGAACGGGGCTCGCGTCGAGCGTCTCAACTGGTTGGGCAACGCCTCGCCCGAGGGCCTCGGGCAATCGGCCGGACTGATGGTCAACTACCGCTACAAGCTGGCCGATATCGAGGCCAATCACGAAGCCTACGCCACCGACGGCACCGTCGTGGCCTTGCCGGCGGTGCGCAACTTGCTGAAGTAA
- the tig gene encoding trigger factor yields MQVTQTTADGLKREFAVVVAAAEIETKIAARLEQLATTTQLPGFRPGKVPVGLMRQKYGDAVTGEVLEDSVNLGTQQALAENELKPALQPQIEITKFEPGSDLEYTIAVEVLPTIVATDFSQLKLERLKAEPSETEVELAIDRLAQAQRVYTEEEGRLAADGDAAVIDFAGSIDGELFDGGSGQDHELVLGSQSFIPGFEEQLLGAKAGDEISVKVDFPDDYPAPHLQGKAAVFETTVKAVKVCEELALDDAFAQRLGLESMEALQKAVREQIGHDYDGASRERLKRSLLDALAGSHDFEVPPGMVAAELDAIWQTFGEQATEAAQQGESPDQAELPDEAETKERYAPVAERRVRLGLLLSEVGQQNNIEVHPEEVNQAISAQARRFPGQERQVIEYFQKDPQAQAQLRAPIFEDKVIDFILELAEVEDRLVAIEALMREPEDEMTALLEGDGEKKPAKKPAKKSAKTKDEADGEEAAKPKAKAKAKAKAKAKPKAKAKPKAKTAAQE; encoded by the coding sequence ATGCAGGTAACACAGACCACTGCCGACGGACTCAAGCGTGAGTTCGCTGTCGTTGTCGCGGCCGCCGAGATCGAGACCAAGATCGCGGCCCGGCTGGAGCAACTTGCCACCACGACGCAGCTGCCCGGGTTCCGCCCCGGCAAGGTACCGGTGGGGCTGATGCGCCAGAAATACGGCGACGCCGTGACCGGCGAGGTGCTCGAGGACTCGGTCAACCTGGGCACCCAGCAGGCGCTGGCCGAGAACGAGTTGAAACCGGCGCTGCAGCCCCAGATCGAGATCACCAAATTCGAGCCCGGCAGCGATCTCGAATACACCATCGCGGTCGAGGTGCTGCCAACAATCGTCGCCACCGACTTTTCCCAGCTCAAGCTCGAACGTCTCAAGGCCGAGCCCAGCGAGACCGAGGTCGAACTTGCCATCGACCGCCTGGCCCAGGCCCAACGCGTCTATACCGAGGAAGAGGGGCGGCTGGCCGCCGACGGCGATGCCGCGGTGATCGATTTCGCCGGCTCCATCGACGGCGAACTCTTTGACGGCGGCAGCGGCCAGGATCACGAACTGGTGCTGGGCAGCCAGTCCTTCATCCCCGGCTTCGAGGAGCAGTTGTTGGGCGCCAAGGCGGGTGACGAGATCAGCGTCAAGGTCGACTTTCCCGACGACTATCCGGCGCCCCACCTGCAGGGCAAGGCGGCAGTCTTCGAGACCACCGTCAAGGCGGTCAAGGTGTGCGAAGAGCTGGCGCTCGACGATGCCTTCGCCCAGCGTCTCGGCCTGGAGAGCATGGAAGCCCTGCAGAAAGCCGTGCGCGAACAGATCGGCCACGACTACGACGGCGCCTCGCGGGAAAGGCTCAAGCGCAGCCTGCTGGACGCCCTGGCCGGCAGCCATGACTTCGAGGTGCCGCCGGGCATGGTGGCGGCCGAGCTTGACGCCATCTGGCAGACCTTCGGCGAGCAGGCCACCGAAGCGGCGCAGCAGGGCGAGAGCCCCGACCAGGCCGAGCTACCCGACGAAGCCGAGACCAAGGAACGTTACGCGCCAGTGGCCGAACGCCGGGTGCGGCTGGGTTTGCTGCTCTCGGAAGTGGGGCAACAGAACAACATCGAGGTCCACCCCGAGGAGGTCAACCAGGCCATCTCGGCCCAGGCCAGGCGCTTTCCCGGCCAGGAACGCCAGGTCATCGAGTACTTCCAGAAAGACCCCCAAGCCCAGGCCCAGTTGCGGGCGCCGATCTTCGAGGACAAGGTCATCGACTTCATCCTTGAATTGGCCGAGGTCGAGGATCGCCTGGTGGCGATCGAGGCGTTGATGCGCGAGCCCGAGGACGAGATGACGGCGCTACTCGAGGGGGACGGGGAAAAGAAGCCGGCCAAGAAGCCGGCCAAGAAGTCGGCCAAAACCAAGGACGAAGCTGACGGCGAGGAGGCGGCCAAGCCCAAAGCCAAAGCCAAAGCCAAAGCCAAAGCCAAAGCCAAACCCAAGGCCAAGGCCAAGCCCAAAGCCAAAACCGCGGCCCAGGAATAA